A segment of the Bacillus sp. es.034 genome:
CCCGGTAGTGCCTGCTACTACTAATGAATCTGATCCATTCTCGATCAGATAATGGATTAATTGCGTCGTTTTAGTAAAATCAATATTTCCTTTACGGTCAAATGGTGTAACCATCGCCGTCGAAACGCGGCCAAAATTCAATCTAGTCACTCTCCTCAGTAAGTTTATCCCACTCTGAATGTAGCATTTCTTTCTTGTAATTGGAATGTGTCATGAAGGGCATTGATGGCATTGATCAAGTCCATTTCCTTCACCAGGACCCAGATGGTCGTATGACTGTCTGCTGATTGTAGGATACGGATCCCTTCGTTAGAGAGGGATGATACGATGGCAGAAGTCACCCCGGGTACACCTGTCATTCCCGCCCCCACCACGGAGATCTTAGCACACTCAGATTCTATGACGGGGTTATGCCCCATCTTTCTCAAAACCCTGATTGCATCATCCGCTACCGAAGAACCCACCGTGTACACGACACCTCTCGGGGATATGTTAATGAAATCAACACTGATCCCCTCTTTGGCCATGGCTTTGAACACTTCGGCTTGAAGATTATACTGATCTTCTTTTGCGAATACTTTAATTTGGGTGAGGTTGGATACATGAGCAATCCCAGTGACGGGGTGACTCCTGAACTCTTTATGGGCCTTCGTATTTTCCAGTGTCGTCACAAGAGTGCCTTCTCCATTTGAATAGGTTGAACGAATTCGTATCGGCACATTCGAATTCATGGCAATTTCAACCGCCCTTGGATGGATGACCTTGGCTCCCTGATATGCCATATTACAAACTTCATTATATGAAACCACCGTTATCGGTCTTGCTTTGGAAGAAATACGTGGATCAGCGGTCATGACCCCTTCCACATCTGTAAAAATATCGATGTAGTCCGCTTTTAATGCGACACCAAGAGCAGAGGCGGAGGTATCGCTCCCTCCTCTTCCGATGGTAGTCACATCCCCGTCCTTGGTAGCTCCCTGGAAGCCTGCCACTACGACGGCATCATGATGTTCCAGTTCCCTTACCAACCGGCTGCATTTCATCTCTAAAATTTTAGCATTGTTAAAATCGTTATTCGTCCGGAACCCTGCCTGAGCTCCGGTCAGGGCTGTCGACCGGATTCCATGCTCGAGGAGCATATTGGAAAATACCAGACTCGAAATGATCTCTCCACAGGATAGTAATAGGTCCTGTTCCCGTTTACTGATTGAAGTGTTTCTGCCACCGATTAAGGACAACAGGGAATCTGTGGCGTAGGGTTCCCCTTTTCTTCCCATGGCTGAGACGACAACCACCACTTTATATCCTTTATCGATTGCTTGTTTCGTGTGGGCGATTGCTTTCAGACGACTTGCCTCATCACGTACAGAAGTTCCACCAAATTTTTGAACGATCACTTTCATGACTACACCTCGTTGTCATATTCAAGAGGTATTGGAAAAATGATTAGTGGAATTATGCAGATTAATTGCTGAAATGATCCCTCTTATTTACTTAATTAGCCCCAGATTCATTAAACTTTCTGCAATTTGAACAGAGTTCCAGGCAGCTCCCTTCAGTAAGTTGTCAGAGACAACCCACATATGGAACCCTTTTTCTTCATCAAGATCTTTACGGACGCGGCCCACAAATACATCCGGCTTACCTACGGCATGAGCAGGCATCGGATAGATTTGTTCTTCAGGTACGTCTTCCAGGGTTACCCCGGGTGCATCTTGAAGAAGTGCATGGATATCCTTCACCGAAACTGAATCCTTCTCAATTTCAATATATACACTTTCGGAGTGACCTGTTACAACCGGTAATCTGACACATGTCGCTGATACCTTCAGAGCAGGCATATGCATGATCTTTTTCGTTTCATTGATCATTTTCATTTCTTCGAATGTAAAGCCGTTGTCCTGAAACGTATCAATTTGAGGAATGGCATTATAAGCAATCTGATAATGTTTTTTGCCGCCTTTTACAGGTAACACACCAGGTTCAAATGATTCACCGGATAAAATGGCCTGGGATTGTGCATGAAGTTCATCAATGGCAACGGCACCGGCACCTGAAACGGCTTGATAAGTGGATACGATTACTTTCTTCAAGCCATACTGCTTACGTATCGGCTCGAGTGCTGCAACCATTTGAATCGTCGAACAGTTCGGATTGGCAATGATTCCATTGTGAAGCTTAATGTCCTCTTCATTCACTTCCGGGACGACAAGTGGAACATCCGGATCCATCCGATATGCACTCGTATTGTCGACTACGACTGCCCCGCGTTTTACGGCTTCAGGAGCAAGAAGTTTTGATACACTTCCACCTGCACTAAATAAAGCGATGTCGACCCCTTCGAAACTTTCGGGCTTCGCTTCTTCAACAGTCCATTCTTTGCCTTTAAATTGGACAGTTGAGCCTGCAGAGCGTGCTGATGATAGTAAAGTCAATTGTTTTATTGGAAAATCCCTTTTTTCTAATGTTTGAAGCATTTGTTGTCCGACGGCACCGGTGGCACCCACAACAGCTACATGAAATCCCGATGTATTCAAAATCTTCTCTCCTTCCAACCATTCAATATTCTCATAGTACAATAGGTAAGTTAATTTAGTCTATTACTATAATAAAGAATATTTTAACATAAACAATTATTCGACAATAGGATTTTTTATTGATGATTCCGGGTTTGTCTATCTATACATACATGAAAAGAAGGTCATTTGAATTCCCCGTGGGATGACCTTCTTCTTGAATTAATCTAAATATCTTTCGATGACGACGGGTTGAAGCTGATGCCCATCCATGGCCGCTTCGATTGTTTCTTGAATTAATGTCATCCTCGCAACCATCGACTTTGGTTTACTTTCAGGTGCATCCTGCCCAAACGGAATAAAATAAATATCTTTCGTTGAAATCAATCTCATCAGATTAACACCATTCAACCCCAGAGCATCATTTGTGGAAATACCGAGTACTACCGGGCGGTGATTACGCAGTGTTGCTTTGGCTGCCATTAACACAGGGGAATCGGTCATTGCATTGGCAAACTTACTCATTGAATTACCCGTGAGGGGTGCAATCACCATGCAATCCAGTGGAATCTTCGGCCCAAGTGGTTCTGCTTTAACGATTGAATCAATCACTTTATGTCCGGTCACGTCTTCGATACGTTTGATCCAATCTTCTCCCTTACCGAATCTTGTTTCCGTATTCATAACGGTAGATGTCACAATCGGCATGACTTCCGCACCATTATTCACTAATCTCTCAATTTCTGGGAACACGGCATCATACGTACAATGAGATCCTGTGAGACCAAACCCGATACGTTTTCCTTTCACACTCATGATGAACTCTCCTTCCCTGAATCAAAATCTTCCTCTAATAATTGACAAAGAACATTCGCCAGGATCTGCCCTGCCGTTTTCGGTGCTACGATCCCTGGGAGCCCAGGGGCTAATAATGCTTTAATCCCGCGCTTTTCTGCATAACGAAAATCTGTACCGCCCGGCTTTGAAGCCAAATCGATAATTAATGTATGGGCAGGCATTTTGGCTATAACGCCAGCCTTCACAATGTGCACTGGAATTGTATTAATACAAATATCACAATTCTCAACCTCTTTTTCCAAATGGTCCAAATGGAATGGCACTAGCCCCATTTCCGTCACCCTGGCCAAGTGCTCGCTTTTGCGCACTCCGACCTTTACCCTTCCACCTAAATGATGAAATGTCCTGGCCAC
Coding sequences within it:
- the dapG gene encoding aspartate kinase; the encoded protein is MKVIVQKFGGTSVRDEASRLKAIAHTKQAIDKGYKVVVVVSAMGRKGEPYATDSLLSLIGGRNTSISKREQDLLLSCGEIISSLVFSNMLLEHGIRSTALTGAQAGFRTNNDFNNAKILEMKCSRLVRELEHHDAVVVAGFQGATKDGDVTTIGRGGSDTSASALGVALKADYIDIFTDVEGVMTADPRISSKARPITVVSYNEVCNMAYQGAKVIHPRAVEIAMNSNVPIRIRSTYSNGEGTLVTTLENTKAHKEFRSHPVTGIAHVSNLTQIKVFAKEDQYNLQAEVFKAMAKEGISVDFINISPRGVVYTVGSSVADDAIRVLRKMGHNPVIESECAKISVVGAGMTGVPGVTSAIVSSLSNEGIRILQSADSHTTIWVLVKEMDLINAINALHDTFQLQERNATFRVG
- the dpaB gene encoding dipicolinate synthase subunit B is translated as MMSVKGKRIGFGLTGSHCTYDAVFPEIERLVNNGAEVMPIVTSTVMNTETRFGKGEDWIKRIEDVTGHKVIDSIVKAEPLGPKIPLDCMVIAPLTGNSMSKFANAMTDSPVLMAAKATLRNHRPVVLGISTNDALGLNGVNLMRLISTKDIYFIPFGQDAPESKPKSMVARMTLIQETIEAAMDGHQLQPVVIERYLD
- the asd gene encoding aspartate-semialdehyde dehydrogenase produces the protein MLNTSGFHVAVVGATGAVGQQMLQTLEKRDFPIKQLTLLSSARSAGSTVQFKGKEWTVEEAKPESFEGVDIALFSAGGSVSKLLAPEAVKRGAVVVDNTSAYRMDPDVPLVVPEVNEEDIKLHNGIIANPNCSTIQMVAALEPIRKQYGLKKVIVSTYQAVSGAGAVAIDELHAQSQAILSGESFEPGVLPVKGGKKHYQIAYNAIPQIDTFQDNGFTFEEMKMINETKKIMHMPALKVSATCVRLPVVTGHSESVYIEIEKDSVSVKDIHALLQDAPGVTLEDVPEEQIYPMPAHAVGKPDVFVGRVRKDLDEEKGFHMWVVSDNLLKGAAWNSVQIAESLMNLGLIK